The following proteins are co-located in the Pyrococcus abyssi GE5 genome:
- a CDS encoding restriction endonuclease — MFVNRRNELGVYVLEVKWKNKPATYKDVEKFVKKVKKEFGSAEMFFFSRSGFTEKARKLCERKGIKMITLKDLELTS; from the coding sequence ATGTTCGTTAATAGGAGAAATGAACTAGGGGTTTACGTACTCGAGGTTAAGTGGAAAAACAAGCCAGCTACGTATAAAGACGTTGAAAAGTTCGTGAAGAAAGTTAAGAAAGAATTTGGGTCTGCAGAGATGTTTTTCTTTTCGAGATCAGGATTCACGGAAAAGGCTAGAAAGCTATGCGAAAGGAAAGGAATTAAGATGATAACACTAAAAGATCTAGAGCTCACCTCTTAG
- the purQ gene encoding phosphoribosylformylglycinamidine synthase I, with amino-acid sequence MPRFAVIVFPGTNCDFETVEAIRKAGGEAERVWYKESIREYDGVVLPGGFSYADYLRAGAIAARQRIMEEVREFAEEGRPVLGICNGFQVLTEAGLLPGALRPNKIPRFICKWIYLKVNDTNTAFTQLYEEGEIIRMPIAHAEGNYYVDDPSRIRIVFQYSDENGNLTEEANPNGSVMNIAGVSNEGGNVLGMMPHPERASDAFLGSEDGLKVFRSMVEYAKR; translated from the coding sequence ATGCCGAGGTTTGCCGTTATAGTGTTCCCAGGAACTAATTGTGACTTTGAAACGGTTGAAGCCATAAGGAAGGCTGGAGGAGAAGCGGAAAGGGTCTGGTACAAGGAGAGCATTAGGGAATACGATGGAGTGGTTTTGCCTGGAGGCTTCAGCTACGCGGATTACCTTAGGGCCGGAGCTATCGCCGCTAGGCAGAGGATAATGGAGGAGGTTAGGGAGTTCGCTGAGGAGGGGAGGCCAGTCCTTGGAATATGCAACGGCTTTCAAGTTTTAACTGAAGCTGGTCTCTTGCCGGGGGCTCTGAGGCCAAATAAGATTCCGAGGTTCATATGCAAGTGGATTTACCTCAAAGTTAACGACACCAATACAGCCTTTACCCAGCTTTACGAGGAGGGAGAAATCATTAGGATGCCAATAGCCCATGCGGAGGGAAATTACTACGTTGATGATCCATCAAGAATTAGGATAGTCTTCCAGTACAGCGATGAGAATGGTAACTTAACCGAGGAGGCTAATCCAAACGGTTCAGTGATGAACATAGCTGGGGTTAGTAACGAAGGGGGTAACGTTCTTGGTATGATGCCTCACCCTGAGAGGGCCAGCGATGCGTTCCTGGGTAGCGAAGATGGATTGAAAGTTTTCAGGTCGATGGTTGAGTACGCTAAGAGGTGA
- the purS gene encoding phosphoribosylformylglycinamidine synthase subunit PurS: MRWKVRVLVRLKEGLNDPEGRVIGKALKNLGYKVEELKVPKCFEFVLESEKPEEEVEEMCRRLLANPLIHTWEYTIEPVK; this comes from the coding sequence ATGAGGTGGAAGGTTAGGGTTCTCGTTAGGCTAAAGGAAGGACTCAACGATCCAGAGGGGAGGGTAATAGGGAAGGCCCTTAAGAATCTAGGTTACAAAGTCGAAGAGCTTAAGGTTCCGAAGTGCTTCGAGTTCGTTCTAGAGAGCGAGAAACCGGAGGAAGAAGTTGAGGAGATGTGCAGAAGGCTCTTGGCAAACCCACTAATTCACACCTGGGAGTACACAATAGAACCGGTGAAGTGA
- the pgiA gene encoding glucose-6-phosphate isomerase has translation MYKEPLGVKVDFNTGVIPGAKKIVRRLSDMKGYFLDEKSWEELVKKEDPIVYEVYAIEQEEKEGDLNFATTILYPGKVGKEFFFTKGHYHSKKDRAEVYVALKGKGGMLLQTPEGEARWIPMEPGTVVYVPPYWAHRTVNTGDEPFIFLAIYPADAGHDYGTIAERGFSKIVIEENGEVKVVDNPRWKS, from the coding sequence ATGTACAAGGAACCCCTCGGCGTGAAGGTAGATTTTAATACTGGAGTTATCCCTGGGGCAAAGAAGATCGTGAGAAGGTTAAGCGACATGAAGGGTTACTTCCTCGATGAAAAATCCTGGGAAGAGCTTGTTAAGAAAGAGGATCCAATAGTTTACGAAGTCTACGCAATAGAGCAGGAAGAAAAGGAGGGGGATCTTAACTTTGCCACGACGATTCTCTATCCAGGAAAAGTTGGGAAAGAATTCTTCTTCACTAAAGGGCATTACCATTCGAAGAAGGATAGAGCCGAGGTTTATGTTGCGTTAAAGGGAAAGGGTGGGATGCTACTTCAAACGCCTGAAGGGGAGGCCAGATGGATACCCATGGAGCCAGGAACGGTTGTTTACGTTCCACCGTACTGGGCCCACAGAACTGTTAATACTGGAGATGAGCCATTCATATTCTTGGCAATATACCCAGCAGATGCTGGTCATGACTATGGAACAATCGCTGAGAGGGGATTCAGCAAGATAGTTATCGAGGAGAACGGCGAGGTAAAGGTCGTTGACAATCCAAGGTGGAAGAGTTAA
- a CDS encoding ABC transporter ATP-binding protein translates to MAEPILKVENLKKYFPIRRGFLASLRGEPQQFVRAVDGISFEVYKQQVFALVGESGCGKTTTGKLVVKLLEPTDGKIYLEGQDVTQLRTKEEIKAYRRRVQMIFQDPFSSMNPRFRIYDVLEEPLLIHGIGETRAEREELIYKALEMVKITPPEEYVGRFPHMLSGGQRQRVAIARALILNPTFIVADEPVSMLDVSIRAEILELMKELKEKMGVTYLYITHDLSTARYFADWIAVMYLGRIVEMGPAKEVIDNPLHPYTRALLAAVPEPIPERKDVIKELPIKGEVPSAVNIPPGCRFHPRCVYFKKGLCDTKEPKLIEYSHNHWVECHRVGEI, encoded by the coding sequence ATGGCCGAGCCAATCCTTAAGGTTGAGAACCTCAAGAAGTACTTCCCAATAAGGAGAGGATTCCTAGCATCGCTTAGGGGGGAACCTCAACAGTTCGTGAGGGCCGTTGATGGGATAAGCTTCGAGGTTTACAAACAACAGGTCTTTGCTCTCGTCGGCGAGAGTGGATGTGGAAAGACGACGACGGGTAAGTTAGTGGTTAAGCTACTTGAGCCTACCGATGGAAAGATATACCTTGAAGGACAAGACGTTACTCAGCTAAGGACTAAGGAGGAGATAAAGGCCTACAGGAGAAGGGTTCAGATGATATTCCAGGATCCCTTCAGCTCTATGAACCCGAGATTTAGGATTTACGATGTCCTTGAGGAGCCTTTGCTGATCCACGGAATTGGAGAGACCAGGGCTGAGCGTGAAGAGTTGATATACAAGGCCCTAGAGATGGTCAAAATAACTCCACCAGAGGAGTACGTTGGAAGATTTCCACACATGCTTTCCGGTGGACAGAGGCAGAGAGTCGCAATTGCTAGGGCTTTAATATTGAACCCAACGTTCATAGTTGCAGATGAGCCAGTTTCGATGCTTGACGTTTCTATTAGAGCGGAGATTCTGGAGTTGATGAAGGAGCTCAAGGAGAAGATGGGTGTGACGTACCTTTACATTACCCACGACCTTTCGACTGCTAGGTACTTTGCGGATTGGATAGCCGTGATGTACCTTGGAAGGATCGTTGAGATGGGTCCCGCTAAGGAGGTCATAGACAATCCACTTCACCCATACACGAGAGCTTTACTGGCAGCGGTTCCAGAGCCAATTCCAGAGAGAAAAGATGTCATAAAGGAGTTACCAATTAAGGGTGAAGTTCCGAGTGCAGTTAACATACCACCTGGCTGTAGGTTCCACCCGAGATGTGTCTACTTCAAGAAGGGTCTCTGTGATACTAAAGAGCCAAAGCTGATAGAGTACTCCCACAACCACTGGGTGGAGTGCCACAGGGTTGGAGAGATCTAA
- a CDS encoding ABC transporter ATP-binding protein: MAKKILEVKNLKMYYFTSRGPVKAVDDVTFDLEKGEVLGLAGESGCGKSSIGFTLMGMPQPPGRIVSGSIKIDGREIVGLPEDVLRKEIRWQKISMIFQGAMNALNPVYTVGYQMIEPLIYHRGMSREDALDRAMKYLELVGLDPEIVYRYPHELSGGMKQRVVIATALILEPDIVIADEPTTALDVVVQAQIINLMKRLKKKLGLSMIFITHDLSILAEISDKIAIMYAGKIVEIGPSEKVYYEPAHPYTQKLLAAIPRLHEDVEKLEFIPGSPPNLLNPPSGCRFHPRCPYAMDRCKEEEPKMVEVDKDHYAACWLL; encoded by the coding sequence ATGGCTAAGAAGATACTCGAGGTTAAGAACCTTAAAATGTACTACTTCACCTCGAGAGGTCCAGTTAAGGCCGTTGATGACGTTACCTTTGACCTAGAGAAAGGAGAAGTCCTTGGATTAGCTGGAGAGAGTGGTTGTGGTAAGTCCTCAATAGGATTCACACTAATGGGAATGCCCCAGCCCCCAGGAAGGATAGTAAGTGGGAGTATAAAGATAGATGGAAGGGAAATCGTCGGATTGCCTGAGGACGTGCTTAGGAAAGAGATTAGATGGCAGAAGATTTCTATGATATTCCAGGGTGCCATGAATGCTCTAAATCCGGTTTACACAGTTGGATACCAAATGATTGAACCTCTAATATACCACAGGGGAATGAGCAGGGAAGACGCTTTGGACAGAGCAATGAAATATTTAGAGCTCGTGGGATTAGATCCTGAGATAGTCTACCGCTATCCACACGAGCTCTCCGGTGGAATGAAGCAGAGGGTCGTCATTGCAACGGCCCTTATTTTAGAGCCTGACATAGTGATAGCAGATGAGCCCACAACCGCTTTGGACGTCGTAGTTCAGGCCCAGATAATAAACCTGATGAAGAGGCTTAAGAAGAAGCTTGGCCTATCAATGATCTTCATTACCCACGATCTCAGCATATTGGCGGAGATAAGTGACAAAATAGCGATAATGTACGCAGGAAAGATCGTTGAGATTGGACCCAGCGAGAAGGTTTACTATGAGCCAGCACATCCATACACTCAGAAGCTACTTGCGGCAATTCCAAGGTTACATGAGGACGTTGAAAAGCTTGAATTCATTCCAGGAAGTCCACCAAACCTCCTGAACCCGCCGAGCGGTTGCAGGTTCCACCCGAGGTGTCCATATGCGATGGACAGGTGTAAAGAGGAAGAACCTAAGATGGTGGAAGTTGATAAGGATCACTATGCCGCATGTTGGCTTCTGTGA
- a CDS encoding ABC transporter permease produces the protein MRWVDIKDSLANFWFEFRRQKGGLLGLFLLTLLVVVALAAPILTSPDIPQKWKLPWEDTPKAVPPVWYNWFAGESLAPHKLYTINDVKMLNKGDDLGGGVRYYKFEFKYDFNYDVPPSNIIIKGIDIRLQDINTKANLVITVHRPDGKSVEVYSGDFMEGMVIQLASDDIARSNIISWASQYESRSNLDKVVPTIVDVMKVLFGKAQTGILINPEPLKGTYTFDVELYTFNPEDQVNFDNLKIIFTGRTYGYMGTDDKGRDLWAGLVWGTRISLIIGISVAVLSVLFGVLYGVTSAYLGGWTDEMMMRFQEFMASIPTLPILIMLASAFKGHVTLGIIVLLLVVFGWVGIARVSRSMALQIKEQTYVEAAIALGAGTGRIIFKHIMPQLLPYAFAQIALSVPGAVLTEAGLSYLGLGDPTAVTWGQILHDAQAANATINGYWWWVIPPGLAIALVSLTFVLLGTALDRVLNPRLRRL, from the coding sequence ATGAGATGGGTTGACATTAAGGATAGCCTTGCAAACTTCTGGTTCGAATTCAGAAGGCAGAAGGGTGGATTACTTGGCCTCTTCCTCTTAACTCTCCTAGTCGTGGTGGCACTAGCGGCCCCTATATTAACATCTCCCGATATTCCCCAAAAGTGGAAGCTACCATGGGAAGACACACCTAAGGCAGTCCCCCCTGTTTGGTATAATTGGTTCGCTGGAGAAAGCTTGGCTCCCCATAAGCTATATACAATCAATGATGTTAAAATGCTAAACAAAGGTGACGACTTGGGAGGGGGAGTTAGGTACTACAAGTTTGAATTCAAGTATGATTTCAACTATGACGTGCCGCCTTCGAATATAATCATCAAGGGAATTGATATTAGACTTCAGGACATAAATACTAAGGCGAATCTCGTAATTACAGTTCACAGACCAGATGGGAAGAGCGTCGAGGTGTACTCTGGTGACTTCATGGAAGGGATGGTTATTCAATTAGCTAGCGATGACATCGCAAGGTCAAATATAATCTCCTGGGCTTCCCAGTATGAGAGTAGGAGCAATCTGGACAAGGTAGTTCCCACAATAGTTGATGTTATGAAAGTTCTATTCGGAAAAGCTCAGACAGGAATACTTATTAATCCAGAACCCCTTAAAGGGACATATACCTTTGACGTTGAACTTTACACGTTTAATCCAGAAGATCAGGTCAACTTTGATAACTTGAAAATAATATTCACCGGAAGAACTTATGGATACATGGGTACTGATGATAAGGGGAGAGACCTTTGGGCAGGACTCGTCTGGGGTACAAGGATATCCCTTATAATCGGAATATCGGTGGCTGTGCTTAGTGTTCTGTTCGGAGTCCTTTACGGAGTCACCAGTGCGTACCTTGGTGGATGGACGGATGAGATGATGATGAGATTCCAGGAGTTCATGGCCTCAATACCAACGTTGCCAATTTTAATCATGCTAGCATCAGCATTCAAGGGTCACGTCACGCTAGGAATCATAGTTCTGCTCTTAGTAGTCTTCGGATGGGTTGGGATTGCGAGAGTATCGAGAAGTATGGCCCTTCAGATAAAGGAGCAGACCTACGTTGAAGCTGCCATAGCCCTTGGAGCTGGAACTGGAAGGATAATCTTCAAGCACATAATGCCTCAGCTATTGCCTTACGCATTCGCACAGATAGCCCTTAGCGTCCCAGGAGCTGTTCTGACGGAGGCCGGTCTAAGCTATCTCGGCTTAGGTGATCCTACTGCTGTAACATGGGGTCAAATTCTTCACGATGCTCAAGCTGCGAATGCAACGATTAACGGATACTGGTGGTGGGTCATTCCTCCAGGGCTTGCGATAGCGTTAGTATCACTAACGTTCGTGTTATTGGGAACCGCACTTGATAGGGTGCTCAATCCAAGGCTCAGGAGATTGTGA
- a CDS encoding ABC transporter permease → MGYGRYLAYRLTNAFIVLLIVTFVVSILFTKVADDMLRSSIQEQINMRVRTDPELQKLAKSDPHALEEWKKREYDRLLKAYGLDRPFWVRVIDRTKKTMMLDFGDVRSPIFGETSVRKIIAVAIPRTVMLFTTASLIVMFLGIMLGLKAAQKAGGLFDRGLSVFAMVTTSIPMWWFGMILILLFSFKLNLLPSGGMTSIPPKTGFAYYTDVLKHMILPLTTIVFVSFGGWAWVTRNIMIGVLQEDFIMAARAKGVPENKVIYGHALRAAAPPIITMTIFTLLGSLGGAILTESVFNWPGMGRLYWVAIQQMELNLIMGSTYISVALYLIGVLLADLAYGFLDPRVKVGVSQRL, encoded by the coding sequence GTGGGCTATGGAAGGTACCTAGCCTATAGATTAACGAACGCGTTTATAGTGCTCCTAATAGTGACCTTCGTAGTCTCAATTCTGTTCACGAAGGTAGCTGATGACATGCTAAGATCGTCGATTCAAGAACAAATAAATATGAGGGTTCGTACCGATCCTGAGTTGCAGAAGTTGGCTAAGAGCGATCCACACGCCCTCGAGGAGTGGAAAAAGAGGGAGTACGATAGACTACTAAAAGCCTATGGACTTGACAGACCTTTTTGGGTGAGGGTAATAGATAGAACAAAGAAGACTATGATGCTTGACTTTGGTGATGTTAGATCACCAATATTCGGAGAGACAAGCGTTAGGAAAATAATTGCAGTAGCAATCCCAAGAACGGTAATGCTGTTCACAACGGCATCTTTGATAGTGATGTTCCTGGGAATTATGCTAGGATTAAAGGCAGCACAAAAGGCTGGAGGACTCTTCGACAGGGGACTTTCAGTGTTTGCAATGGTGACTACGAGTATACCAATGTGGTGGTTTGGAATGATACTAATCTTACTGTTCTCGTTTAAGCTCAACCTATTGCCGAGTGGTGGAATGACTTCAATTCCTCCTAAGACAGGATTTGCATATTATACAGACGTCTTAAAGCACATGATCTTGCCATTAACGACGATAGTCTTTGTATCGTTCGGAGGTTGGGCTTGGGTTACGAGGAACATAATGATAGGTGTCCTTCAAGAAGACTTCATTATGGCGGCTAGGGCCAAGGGAGTTCCAGAGAATAAGGTAATTTATGGTCACGCCTTAAGAGCAGCTGCACCACCAATTATAACAATGACAATATTCACTCTCCTCGGGTCTCTAGGTGGTGCTATCTTAACCGAGAGCGTTTTCAACTGGCCTGGTATGGGAAGGCTTTACTGGGTTGCAATTCAACAGATGGAACTTAACTTAATAATGGGATCAACTTACATTTCAGTTGCCCTGTATCTAATAGGGGTTCTATTAGCTGATTTGGCTTATGGATTCCTGGATCCAAGAGTTAAAGTTGGTGTATCCCAGAGGCTATGA
- a CDS encoding ABC transporter substrate-binding protein, with protein MKRRLGFVLALLAVVGLLVTPLTLPVYAAEQGKPVETIYLTIRTNEEAAISDVAKGGANGGLDVFLYPISGKEFKNLPKDILDKLRLIRSVGGEVAIQINPVHDDDNPYTVTVGDKVYFNPFAIKEVRFALNYLINRQYIVSNIFGGSAQPMYGCVRPSTGAGIYFEPVYKALGFTPTGDLAKAQQMVEEAMKKAAEELKKEGHKLELKTGEDGKKWWYFDGEPVTVKFVIRVEDERKDIGLYVADLIEKYLHFKVEKLLWNAQKAIPAVYYKDPKNFEWQLYTAGWIITSNVKWPDWQTAAFYSTIWGKQPAAVGWSYTPETTVKDLVDYFGGPEKLIDALGLKYYNTPEKLKELYDMNIDPIVEMINYGETTFNNKTYVLEEGNVDQYWDLQKISMAQGIMDGLVVFIAEQWEYFAVNKERVTRIAADVSAGLYSWWMWRGLETVDGVAYVAEFSQGGSIYTNAMNPIGGGGDIYGNMVMRAISDPATYVNPATGDVMPGRCTFKVERGPFTIPKNAIVYNSTLKKWVPQHAGEKAKVRVTYTCKFGKWHDGTPMTMEDIKAAIAFSYEWSYKDGDNDPYYDEAMGASTRTLEQTLGFVFVNPTTYIVYSNITHPVADDQIAGNNAWWATVPWYLRHAMEELVANPQKYGVTNNYTFTQAEGPRWLDLLVKDHVEDLKKVIEKLIEEKDVPWYLQGEITPDEAVKAYKSLLDFINKHGHAYDSNGPFYLDKYDPDKMLMVFKRFSGNPIPPDYWKKTLLIARLVPKGAEVPARVMAGKPLTVKVMLTLKEEFPDWGEKPADRGYVTVSIVDANGNEVYSGEAKLTTAGTFELNVPGDETKGWSTGKYTAIIRGGLSKEVTSFTIKKTFVVIKPTTTSPQQTTTSTPQQTSSPTATGTSPTETTTKGGICGPAILVGLAVLPLLLRRRDN; from the coding sequence ATGAAGCGTAGGCTAGGTTTTGTACTTGCACTGTTGGCCGTTGTAGGGTTGCTAGTAACGCCATTGACACTACCAGTATACGCTGCCGAGCAAGGAAAGCCCGTTGAGACTATCTACCTAACAATAAGAACTAACGAAGAAGCAGCAATCTCGGATGTCGCTAAGGGAGGAGCAAACGGTGGATTGGATGTGTTCCTATATCCGATATCAGGTAAGGAGTTCAAGAATTTGCCAAAGGACATACTCGACAAGCTCAGGCTAATTAGGAGCGTTGGTGGAGAAGTAGCAATTCAGATAAACCCAGTTCATGACGATGATAACCCATATACTGTAACCGTTGGTGACAAGGTGTACTTTAACCCGTTTGCAATTAAGGAAGTAAGGTTTGCCTTAAACTATCTAATTAACAGGCAGTACATAGTTTCAAACATCTTCGGTGGTAGCGCTCAACCAATGTACGGATGTGTAAGGCCAAGCACCGGAGCTGGAATATACTTCGAGCCAGTATACAAGGCACTTGGATTCACTCCAACTGGTGACCTTGCAAAGGCTCAGCAGATGGTCGAAGAGGCCATGAAGAAAGCTGCTGAGGAGTTGAAGAAGGAGGGTCACAAGCTTGAACTCAAGACAGGCGAAGATGGAAAGAAGTGGTGGTACTTTGATGGTGAACCTGTAACCGTTAAGTTCGTTATCAGAGTTGAGGACGAGAGGAAGGATATAGGATTGTACGTTGCTGATCTAATTGAGAAGTACTTGCACTTTAAAGTCGAGAAGCTACTTTGGAACGCTCAGAAGGCAATTCCGGCTGTTTATTACAAGGATCCAAAGAACTTCGAGTGGCAATTATACACTGCTGGTTGGATCATCACAAGCAACGTAAAGTGGCCAGACTGGCAGACGGCAGCGTTCTATTCAACGATATGGGGCAAGCAGCCTGCTGCAGTTGGTTGGAGCTACACGCCAGAAACCACAGTTAAGGATCTTGTCGACTACTTCGGTGGTCCTGAGAAGCTTATAGATGCTCTCGGTCTCAAGTACTACAACACGCCGGAGAAGCTTAAGGAACTCTACGACATGAACATTGACCCAATTGTTGAGATGATAAACTACGGTGAAACCACGTTTAACAACAAGACCTATGTCCTTGAAGAAGGTAACGTTGACCAATACTGGGACCTTCAGAAGATTAGCATGGCCCAGGGTATAATGGACGGTCTAGTAGTGTTCATTGCAGAGCAGTGGGAGTACTTTGCAGTTAACAAGGAGAGAGTCACTAGAATAGCTGCCGATGTTTCTGCTGGTCTATACAGCTGGTGGATGTGGAGAGGACTCGAAACTGTGGACGGAGTCGCTTACGTTGCAGAGTTCAGCCAGGGTGGTTCAATCTATACCAACGCAATGAACCCAATCGGTGGAGGTGGAGACATCTATGGTAACATGGTCATGAGAGCAATTAGCGATCCGGCAACTTATGTTAACCCAGCAACTGGTGATGTAATGCCTGGTAGATGTACGTTCAAGGTCGAGCGTGGTCCATTCACAATTCCGAAGAATGCAATAGTTTACAACTCAACCCTCAAGAAGTGGGTTCCGCAGCACGCTGGTGAGAAGGCTAAGGTTAGGGTCACCTACACTTGTAAGTTCGGCAAGTGGCATGACGGAACGCCAATGACTATGGAGGACATAAAGGCTGCCATAGCATTCAGTTATGAGTGGTCCTACAAGGATGGAGACAACGATCCATACTATGATGAGGCTATGGGTGCAAGCACTAGAACCTTAGAGCAGACATTAGGATTCGTCTTCGTCAACCCAACAACGTACATAGTTTACTCAAACATAACCCACCCCGTAGCTGATGACCAGATTGCAGGTAACAACGCATGGTGGGCCACAGTGCCATGGTACCTAAGGCATGCAATGGAGGAACTCGTAGCTAATCCACAGAAGTACGGTGTTACTAACAACTACACGTTCACCCAGGCAGAGGGTCCAAGATGGCTAGACCTACTCGTTAAGGATCACGTTGAGGACCTTAAGAAGGTCATCGAGAAGTTAATCGAGGAGAAGGACGTTCCATGGTATCTACAAGGAGAGATCACACCTGATGAGGCGGTTAAGGCTTACAAGTCACTACTTGACTTCATAAACAAGCACGGCCACGCCTATGACAGCAACGGTCCATTCTATCTTGACAAGTACGATCCAGATAAGATGCTCATGGTCTTCAAGAGGTTCAGCGGTAATCCAATACCACCAGACTACTGGAAGAAGACATTGCTCATAGCTAGGCTAGTTCCAAAGGGTGCTGAGGTTCCTGCAAGGGTCATGGCAGGAAAGCCACTAACAGTTAAGGTCATGCTCACCCTTAAGGAGGAGTTCCCAGACTGGGGTGAGAAGCCTGCAGATAGGGGTTACGTCACTGTTTCAATAGTTGATGCCAACGGAAATGAGGTATACTCCGGAGAGGCCAAGCTAACTACCGCTGGAACATTCGAGCTAAATGTTCCTGGAGATGAAACCAAAGGCTGGTCCACAGGTAAGTACACCGCAATAATTAGGGGAGGCCTATCCAAGGAAGTTACATCATTCACAATCAAGAAGACCTTCGTAGTTATCAAGCCAACAACAACTTCGCCACAGCAGACTACAACCTCAACACCACAGCAAACATCATCACCAACTGCAACTGGCACTTCACCAACTGAAACTACAACCAAGGGAGGAATATGTGGTCCAGCGATCCTAGTGGGTCTAGCAGTACTGCCACTACTCTTGAGAAGGAGAGATAACTGA
- a CDS encoding dihydroorotase, with protein MELVLVGKFLYNGRIIDGSIGVKDGKITKFSLRELKGDNKIKVEKGKIILPGLIDVHVHLRDFNETHKETIETGTKAAVHGGITTVFDMPNTKPPVMDEKTLKMREFLFKKKSYADYALGFLLAGNEPVKADFYKIFMGASTGGIYSKNFEEDYAKALDITSVHAEDYELISKYPERPPIVEISAIKKALNAARKVKKPLHICHVSTREGLKEILEANIPWVSFEVTPHHLFLTRKDYEKSKLLKVYPPLRDESDRRYLWEKLDNVPIIASDHAPHTLEDKERGAAGLPGLETEVALLLDAVNRGMLELWDVVEKMSLNPARIFRIKNKGWGEGKDADFAIVDMKKEWTIKAEEFYTKAGWTPYEGWKVRGKVIMTILRGEIVMEDDEVIGKPRGERIVKEGDD; from the coding sequence ATGGAGCTAGTTTTAGTTGGCAAATTTTTGTATAATGGAAGGATAATAGATGGATCTATTGGAGTCAAAGATGGCAAAATTACAAAATTTTCCCTTAGGGAACTAAAAGGTGACAACAAAATTAAGGTCGAAAAAGGGAAAATAATTCTTCCTGGCTTGATCGATGTTCATGTTCATCTAAGAGATTTCAACGAAACCCACAAGGAAACCATAGAGACTGGAACGAAAGCTGCAGTTCACGGGGGCATTACAACGGTTTTTGACATGCCAAACACGAAACCTCCAGTAATGGATGAAAAGACCCTTAAAATGAGAGAATTCCTCTTCAAAAAGAAAAGTTATGCGGATTATGCCCTAGGATTTCTACTAGCTGGGAACGAACCAGTCAAGGCAGATTTTTACAAGATATTTATGGGGGCATCAACTGGTGGAATATACTCAAAGAATTTCGAAGAGGATTACGCCAAAGCCCTTGATATAACAAGCGTTCACGCTGAAGATTATGAGCTTATATCGAAATACCCTGAAAGACCCCCAATAGTTGAAATCAGCGCCATTAAGAAAGCTTTAAATGCCGCGAGGAAAGTTAAAAAACCTCTCCATATCTGCCATGTCTCCACGAGGGAAGGTCTGAAGGAGATTCTTGAAGCGAATATTCCCTGGGTAAGCTTTGAAGTAACGCCCCATCACCTTTTCCTAACGAGAAAGGACTATGAGAAATCTAAGCTCCTAAAAGTCTATCCCCCACTAAGGGATGAAAGCGATAGAAGGTACCTATGGGAGAAACTAGACAACGTTCCCATAATAGCAAGCGATCACGCACCTCACACGTTGGAGGACAAGGAAAGAGGAGCTGCAGGATTACCTGGACTAGAGACTGAAGTCGCTCTTTTATTAGATGCCGTGAATAGAGGGATGCTGGAGCTCTGGGATGTTGTAGAGAAAATGTCGCTTAACCCAGCTAGAATTTTTAGGATTAAGAACAAGGGATGGGGAGAAGGCAAGGATGCTGATTTTGCAATAGTGGACATGAAAAAAGAGTGGACGATAAAGGCCGAAGAGTTTTACACGAAGGCAGGATGGACACCCTATGAGGGATGGAAGGTTAGGGGAAAGGTTATAATGACGATTCTGAGGGGTGAGATAGTTATGGAAGATGATGAGGTAATAGGAAAACCCAGGGGGGAGAGGATTGTTAAGGAGGGTGATGATTAA